In the genome of Panthera uncia isolate 11264 chromosome B3 unlocalized genomic scaffold, Puncia_PCG_1.0 HiC_scaffold_1, whole genome shotgun sequence, one region contains:
- the LOC125909600 gene encoding elongin-C-like: MDGEEKTHGAYEGTETMYVKLISYGHEFIVKREHALTSGTIKAMLRDKVSFREIPSHMLSKVYMYFMYKIHYTNSSTQIPEFPVAPVIALELLIAANFLDC, translated from the coding sequence atggatggagaagagaaaacccaTGGTGCCTATGAAGGCACTGAAACCATGTATGTCAAATTGATATCTTACGGTCACGAATTTATTGTAAAAAGAGAACATGCATTAACATCTGGAACAATAAAAGCCATGTTGAGAGATAAAGTCAGTTTTAGAGAGATCCCCTCACATATGCTATCAAaagtatacatgtattttatgtataagaTTCACTATACTAACAGCTCCACACAGATCCCTGAATTCCCAGTTGCACCTGTAATTGCACTGGAACTGCTGATAGCTGCAAACTTCCTAGattgttaa